The Maniola hyperantus chromosome 2, iAphHyp1.2, whole genome shotgun sequence genome includes a region encoding these proteins:
- the LOC117990991 gene encoding BLOC-1-related complex subunit 8 homolog — translation MAFVYQSDADLETKAKKAAERISENMHIVANEPSLALYRLQEHVRKALPPMVERRVEVTKLQHELQGRCYDVEYALSAVKSMDGAATSFNHIQEMLKQSIFLKQQLKYEEARRNKKDTNSVYKRLSAHIVLDLPDLSDFSMIRETTNRLENMMTHARGSSAELHRSHTTLH, via the exons ATGGCATTTGTATACCAAAGTGATGCAGACTTGGAAACTAAAGCTAAAAAAG CTGCAGAACGGATATCAGAAAACATGCATATAGTGGCAAATGAACCATCATTGGCTCTGTACCGACTACAGGAGCATGTCAGAAAGGCTCTACCCCCCATGGTGGAGAGGAGAGTTGAGGTCACAAAGCTGCAGCATGAGCTGCAGGGCAGGTGTTATGATGTGGAGTATGCTCTCAG TGCAGTGAAATCAATGGACGGTGCGGCGACCAGCTTCAACCACATCCAGGAAATGTTAAAGCAATCAATATTCTTAAAGCAACAGCTAAAATACGAGGAAGCGCGGCGAAATAAAAAAGATACCAACTCTGTGTACAAACGTCTCTCTGCTCACATTGTGCTAGACCTCCCAGACTTGTCCGACTTCTCCATGATTAGAGAGACTACCAACAGGCTGGAGAATATGATGACACATGCTAGAGGCTCCAGTGCTGAGCTGCATAGATCCCATACTACTTTACATTAA